A window of Nicotiana tabacum cultivar K326 chromosome 24, ASM71507v2, whole genome shotgun sequence contains these coding sequences:
- the LOC107812235 gene encoding LEAF RUST 10 DISEASE-RESISTANCE LOCUS RECEPTOR-LIKE PROTEIN KINASE-like 1.1 isoform X1, producing the protein MAAILFCAMVLVFHLLIINLVRGESKSCPKEFNCGKLGNMSYPFSEFKKPHCGLCKIDCNNTLQNPKVEIEGELYNAYKKWFLVNSIDLSDPILEVYLANRSCKSFERNLSFPNSPSVSFGVFNNITLFKCMNRSMEIDGYFRSYQNYSNCNGFSLYYHKPRTNQSHSIPTGVLPANCAVIRLPLTFLSPSEPIPTDLFGLLTSKFKLDWEVSRDCSDCIYREGQCQSDSKNLFFCSKVAKRNLGLVVGTVLCGFLIIAISIVILIICCCKKGNRSFANILPRNTPSEPSTRSYELDSGFFGVPVFSYAELQQATMNFDSSRELGDGGYGTVYYGKLQDGREVAVKRLYDHNARRKEQFITEIEILTRLRHKNLVSLYGCTSRLSDQLLLVYEYVPNGTIADHLHGHKAKYGSLTWPIRMKIAIEAASALAYLHASDIIHRDVKSNNILLDQNFSVKVGDFGLSRLHPNDISHISTAPQGTPGYVDPKYHECYQLTDKSDVYSFGVVLVELISSMPAVDFSRRNEEINLSNYAINRILRCAFDDLIDQSLGFHSDAEVKRMTTLVAELSFRCLQLDKDMRPSMVEVLEILQEIQQGEFKHDKKMEGNVNTKESVEVPLSPESEDHVLLKKNKFLTSPNSVTKVWTSDSSTSTTTSR; encoded by the exons ATGGCTGCAATATTATTTTGTGCTATGGTTTTGGTGTTTCATTTGCTTATCATCAACTTGGTTAGAGGTGAGAGTAAATCTTGTCCAAAAGAGTTCAATTGTGGAAAACTTGGCAATATGAGTTatccattttcagaattcaagaaACCTCATTGTGGATTATGCAAGATTGATTGTAATAACACTCTTCAAAATCCTAAAGTTGAGATTGAGGGAGAGTTATACAATGCTTATAAGAAGTGGTTTTTGGTTAACAGTATCGATCTCTCGGATCCAATTCTTGAAGTTTATTTAGCTAACAGAAGTTGCAAATCCTTTGAAAGGAATCTATCTTTTCCTAACTCTCCTTCTGTCTCATTTGGAGTATTCAACAATATCACTTTGTTCAAATGTATGAATAGAAGTATGGAGATAGATGGTTATTTTCGGAGTTATCAGAACTACTCTAATTGTAATGGCTTTAGCTTATACTATCATAAACCAAGAACAAATCAAAGCCATAGTATTCCAACTGGTGTTCTTCCTGCAAATTGTGCAGTTATTCGATTGCCTTTGACGTTTCTTTCACCTTCAGAACCAATTCCTACTGATTTGTTTGGTCTATTAACTTCTAAGTTCAAGTTAGATTGGGAAGTATCAAGAGATTGTTCGGATTGTATCTATAGAGAAGGGCAATGCCAAAGTGACAGCAAAAACCTCTTCTTTTGCTCCAAAG TAGCAAAAAGAAATTTGGGACTGGTTGTAGGCACAG TGCTTTGTGGTTTCTTGATCATAGCAATCAGCATTGTGATACTTATAATCTGCTGTTGCAAGAAGGGCAACAGAAGTTTTGCGAATATTCTTCCGAGAAACACTCCTTCTGAGCCTTCAACACGAAGCTACGAGTTAGACAGCGGGTTCTTTGGCGTTCCTGTCTTCTCTTATGCTGAACTTCAACAAGCTACCATGAATTTTGATTCCTCTAGAGAACTTGGAGATGGAGGATATGGAACAGTATATTATG GGAAACTTCAGGATGGAAGAGAAGTTGCAGTAAAACGCCTGTACGACCACAATGCTAGGAGAAAGGAGCAGTTTATAactgagattgaaattctaacaAGGCTAAGGCACAAAAATCTTGTTTCTCTATATGGTTGCACATCCAGACTCAGCGATCAACTCTTACTTGTTTACGAGTATGTCCCTAATGGAACGATTGCTGATCACTTGCACGGTCATAAGGCAAAGTATGGCTCGCTCACATGGCCTATCCGCATGAAAATTGCTATTGAAGCTGCTAGTGCTCTGGCTTATCTGCATGCTTCTGATATAATCCACCGCGATGTGAAGAGTAACAACATACTACTTGATCAGAACTTCAGTGTCAAAGTCGGAGATTTTGGGCTTTCAAGACTTCATCCGAATGACATTTCTCATATATCAACTGCACCTCAGGGTACCCCTGGTTACGTCGATCCAAAGTACCACGAATGTTACCAGCTGACCGATAAAAGTGATGTCTATAGCTTCGGAGTAGTCCTCGTTGAGCTGATATCATCAATGCCTGCAGTAGATTTCAGTAGACGTAACGAAGAGATTAACTTGTCTAACTATGCAATAAACAGGATTTTAAGGTGTGCATTCGACGACTTGATAGACCAATCTCTTGGTTTTCATTCAGATGCAGAAGTTAAGAGGATGACTACCTTAGTGGCCGAGCTATCTTTTCGATGCTTGCAACTCGACAAGGACATGAGACCTAGTATGGTTGAAGTACTAGAAATATTGCAAGAGATTCAACAAGGTGAGTTCAAACATGACAAGAAAATGGAGGGTAATGTTAACACTAAAGAGAGTGTAGAAGTCCCTCTTTCACCTGAATCAGAAGACCATGTATTATTGAAGAAAAACAAGTTTTTAACTTCACCAAATTCTGTAACTAAAGTGTGGACTAGTGACTCTAGTACAAGTACTACCACTAGTAGATGA
- the LOC107812235 gene encoding LEAF RUST 10 DISEASE-RESISTANCE LOCUS RECEPTOR-LIKE PROTEIN KINASE-like 1.1 isoform X2, producing MAAILFCAMVLVFHLLIINLVRGESKSCPKEFNCGKLGNMSYPFSEFKKPHCGLCKIDCNNTLQNPKVEIEGELYNAYKKWFLVNSIDLSDPILEVYLANRSCKSFERNLSFPNSPSVSFGVFNNITLFKCMNRSMEIDGYFRSYQNYSNCNGFSLYYHKPRTNQSHSIPTGVLPANCAVIRLPLTFLSPSEPIPTDLFGLLTSKFKLDWEVSRDCSDCIYREGQCQSDSKNLFFCSKVAKRNLGLVVGTVLCGFLIIAISIVILIICCCKKGNRSFANILPRNTPSEPSTRSYELDSGFFGVPVFSYAELQQATMNFDSSRELGDGGYGTVYYGKLQDGREVAVKRLYDHNARRKEQFITEIEILTRLRHKNLVSLYGCTSRLSDQLLLVYEYVPNGTIADHLHGHKAKYGSLTWPIRMKIAIEAASALAYLHASDIIHRDVKSNNILLDQNFSVKVGDFGLSRLHPNDISHISTAPQGTPGYVDPKYHECYQLTDKSDVYSFGVVLVELISSMPAVDFSRRNEEINLSNYAINRILRCAFDDLIDQSLGFHSDAEVKRMTTLVAELSFRCLQLDKDMRPSMVEVLEILQEIQQGC from the exons ATGGCTGCAATATTATTTTGTGCTATGGTTTTGGTGTTTCATTTGCTTATCATCAACTTGGTTAGAGGTGAGAGTAAATCTTGTCCAAAAGAGTTCAATTGTGGAAAACTTGGCAATATGAGTTatccattttcagaattcaagaaACCTCATTGTGGATTATGCAAGATTGATTGTAATAACACTCTTCAAAATCCTAAAGTTGAGATTGAGGGAGAGTTATACAATGCTTATAAGAAGTGGTTTTTGGTTAACAGTATCGATCTCTCGGATCCAATTCTTGAAGTTTATTTAGCTAACAGAAGTTGCAAATCCTTTGAAAGGAATCTATCTTTTCCTAACTCTCCTTCTGTCTCATTTGGAGTATTCAACAATATCACTTTGTTCAAATGTATGAATAGAAGTATGGAGATAGATGGTTATTTTCGGAGTTATCAGAACTACTCTAATTGTAATGGCTTTAGCTTATACTATCATAAACCAAGAACAAATCAAAGCCATAGTATTCCAACTGGTGTTCTTCCTGCAAATTGTGCAGTTATTCGATTGCCTTTGACGTTTCTTTCACCTTCAGAACCAATTCCTACTGATTTGTTTGGTCTATTAACTTCTAAGTTCAAGTTAGATTGGGAAGTATCAAGAGATTGTTCGGATTGTATCTATAGAGAAGGGCAATGCCAAAGTGACAGCAAAAACCTCTTCTTTTGCTCCAAAG TAGCAAAAAGAAATTTGGGACTGGTTGTAGGCACAG TGCTTTGTGGTTTCTTGATCATAGCAATCAGCATTGTGATACTTATAATCTGCTGTTGCAAGAAGGGCAACAGAAGTTTTGCGAATATTCTTCCGAGAAACACTCCTTCTGAGCCTTCAACACGAAGCTACGAGTTAGACAGCGGGTTCTTTGGCGTTCCTGTCTTCTCTTATGCTGAACTTCAACAAGCTACCATGAATTTTGATTCCTCTAGAGAACTTGGAGATGGAGGATATGGAACAGTATATTATG GGAAACTTCAGGATGGAAGAGAAGTTGCAGTAAAACGCCTGTACGACCACAATGCTAGGAGAAAGGAGCAGTTTATAactgagattgaaattctaacaAGGCTAAGGCACAAAAATCTTGTTTCTCTATATGGTTGCACATCCAGACTCAGCGATCAACTCTTACTTGTTTACGAGTATGTCCCTAATGGAACGATTGCTGATCACTTGCACGGTCATAAGGCAAAGTATGGCTCGCTCACATGGCCTATCCGCATGAAAATTGCTATTGAAGCTGCTAGTGCTCTGGCTTATCTGCATGCTTCTGATATAATCCACCGCGATGTGAAGAGTAACAACATACTACTTGATCAGAACTTCAGTGTCAAAGTCGGAGATTTTGGGCTTTCAAGACTTCATCCGAATGACATTTCTCATATATCAACTGCACCTCAGGGTACCCCTGGTTACGTCGATCCAAAGTACCACGAATGTTACCAGCTGACCGATAAAAGTGATGTCTATAGCTTCGGAGTAGTCCTCGTTGAGCTGATATCATCAATGCCTGCAGTAGATTTCAGTAGACGTAACGAAGAGATTAACTTGTCTAACTATGCAATAAACAGGATTTTAAGGTGTGCATTCGACGACTTGATAGACCAATCTCTTGGTTTTCATTCAGATGCAGAAGTTAAGAGGATGACTACCTTAGTGGCCGAGCTATCTTTTCGATGCTTGCAACTCGACAAGGACATGAGACCTAGTATGGTTGAAGTACTAGAAATATTGCAAGAGATTCAACAAG GTTGTTGA
- the LOC107812233 gene encoding LEAF RUST 10 DISEASE-RESISTANCE LOCUS RECEPTOR-LIKE PROTEIN KINASE-like 1.1 — protein MQNPTAKQKQTIKEILKTSDFVTTFLDILVNVVVVDILFFFIQKGYIMDLFSWFFISIFIHFWCFNSAQGQNTSSSSCTKEFQCGSLGNLSFPFYKSTQLDCGLCKVDCEVTPNPIIELEGVKYQALEKHDVFIKLKDFTLEHFLKNKSCQSFDRNLSLPISPSITYRVNPFLTLFKCNNSQKIHEDVFKSTSYQSYNSCESFILYYSQTINYFQGFHLPTGCSFVQLPKSSSSEAESNDLFDLLTDEVTLGWTVSDECNQCYYRGGKCQTDNTTKTFLCYNTKGNTKVKVIVAVSAFIGLLFGLCTIASVIWFCKRRKNDSSPFLSRNTSGASMLHQDLEEHSQYLGIPVFTYRELEEATNKFNSAKQLGDGGYGTVYYGKLRDGKEVAVKRLYEHNHKQMQQFINEIEILTRLRHRNLVILYGCTSRRSRELFLVYEYIPNGTIADHLHGHRAKDKLLTWPIRLKIAIEIASALAYLHASDIIHRDVKTNNILLDNDFCVKVADFGLSKLFPNDVTHISTAPQGTPGYVDPQYHECYQLTDKSDVYSFGVVLVELISSMPAVDMNRHMHEINLASFAMNRILKCAFNEVIDPALGFETNAEVRRMTTSVAELAFQCLQAVKDMRPKMEEVLETLKTIKEGEWKNYHRKEISGKCTELRRVKAHHPSETEDAVLLKKNIPASPDTVIDTWASSSTTTSTGG, from the exons ATGCAAAATCCTACAGCCAAGCAAAaacaaacaataaaagaaattctAAAAACTTCAGATTTTGTTACAACATTCTTGGATATTCTTgttaatgttgttgttgttgatattcttttcttttttatccaAAAAGGGTATATCATGGAtttattttcttggttttttatttccattttcattcatttttggtgCTTTAATTCAGCTCAAGGACAGAACACATCCTCCTCAAGTTGCACTAAAGAATTCCAGTGTGGAAGTCTAGGAAATTTGAGCTTTCCTTTCTACAAATCCACTCAACTTGATTGTGGTTTGTGCAAAGTGGATTGTGAAGTTACTCCAAATCCCATAATTGAATTAGAAGGGGTGAAATATCAAGCTCTTGAGAAACATGATGTTTTTATCAAACTTAAGGATTTTACTCTTGAACACTTCTTGAAGAACAAGAGTTGCCAATCTTTTGATAGAAATCTGTCTTTACCAATTTCTCCTTCAATAACATATAGAGTCAACCCCTTTCTCACTTTGTTCAAATGCAATAATAGCCAGAAGATACATGAAGATGTTTTCAAGTCCACAAGTTATCAAAGTTACAATAGCTGTGAAAGTTTCATATTATACTATAGCCAAACAATCAATTATTTTCAAGGTTTTCATCTTCCTACTGGCTGTTCATTCGTTCAGTTGCCCAAGTCGTCGAGTTCAGAAGCTGAATCAAATGACTTATTTGATCTGTTAACTGATGAAGTTACACTAGGATGGACTGTGTCTGATGAATGTAATCAGTGTTATTATAGAGGAGGGAAGTGTCAAACTGATAATACTACTAAAACATTTCTTTGTTATAATACCAAAG GAAATACAAAAGTGAAAGTGATTGTTGCAG tttcagcatttattgGTTTACTTTTTGGACTCTGCACAATTGCCTCTGTTATATGGTTTTGCAAGAGGAGGAAAAATgattcttcaccatttctttcAAGAAATACATCTGGTGCTTCAATGCTTCATCAAGATCTCGAGGAACATAGCCAATATCTAGGAATCCCAGTATTCACCTACAGAGAACTTGAAGAAGCCACCAACAAATTCAACTCTGCTAAACAACTTGGTGATGGAGGTTATGGAACTGTGTACTATG GGAAACTTAGAGATGGAAAAGAAGTTGCAGTTAAGCGCCTTTATGAGCACAATCACAAGCAAATGCAGCAATTCATCAATGAAATTGAAATTCTTACTCGCCTTAGGCATCGGAATCTTGTTATCCTTTATGGATGTACATCAAGACGTAGCCGTGAACTCTTCCTTGTTTATGAGTACATTCCCAATGGAACAATTGCTGATCACCTGCACGGACATAGAGCAAAGGATAAGTTACTTACATGGCCTATACGGCTCAAAATCGCCATAGAAATTGCTAGTGCATTGGCTTACCTTCATGCTTCTGACATCATACACCGCGATGTCAAGACTAATAACATTCTCCTGGACAATGACTTTTGTGTCAAAGTAGCAGATTTCGGGCTGTCAAAACTCTTCCCTAATGATGTTACTCATATCTCAACTGCACCACAGGGGACCCCGGGATATGTTGATCCTCAATATCATGAATGTTACCAGCTTACCGATAAGAGTGATGTTTATAGCTTCGGGGTTGTCCTTGTCGAGCTCATATCATCAATGCCTGCTGTGGATATGAATAGACATATGCACGAGATTAACTTGGCTAGCTTCGCGATGAACAGGATATTGAAGTGCGCGTTTAATGAGGTGATCGATCCAGCTCTTGGATTCGAGACAAATGCTGAAGTTAGGAGGATGACAACATCAGTTGCAGAACTAGCTTTTCAGTGCTTGCAAGCTGTGAAGGACATgaggcctaaaatggaagaagtaCTCGAGACGTTGAAGACTATTAAAGAAGGTGAATGGAAAAATTATCACAGAAAGGAGATCAGTGGTAAATGTACTGAGCTTAGAAGGGTAAAAGCGCATCATCCTTCTGAAACGGAGGATGCTGTgttattgaagaaaaatattcCAGCTTCACCTGATACTGTGATTGATACATGGGCTAGTAGCTCCACCACTACTAGTACTGGAGGTTGA